In a genomic window of Sutcliffiella sp. FSL R7-0096:
- a CDS encoding glycosyltransferase family 2 protein, translating to MVWFTTLMTLLLGRILFFHIPTFRVHNGQLEHLKKVTVIIPARNEGGNLPALLQSLQPYRKKVKEILVVDDHSTDNTTEVARYFGARVIKLKELPVGWFGKSFGCWNGALQAKGDILLFLDADTVIKENGLENMLAVYKGMGEVISVQPFHIIKERYESLSSFFHLVIMGSLGAFHLLQKWTSVKGAFGQCMLIHRQDYFKYGGHEAIQGELMENMAFGFIVQNHGGKVRCFSGLGAVQMRMYPEGMGDLWRGWSKSFATGASRTSIMYLLLVSLWLGGLMTFLTSYQSIPIELYIGVYILIALHIKRTLSTVGMFGWGTALLFPFHLLFFIMLFAYSCFQTFFKRNVSWKGRKIDL from the coding sequence ATGGTATGGTTCACAACGTTGATGACACTGTTACTGGGAAGAATCCTGTTTTTTCACATTCCTACTTTCCGCGTACATAATGGACAGTTAGAACATTTAAAGAAAGTGACCGTCATTATTCCCGCTAGAAATGAAGGGGGGAATCTCCCGGCACTTTTACAGTCCTTACAGCCGTATCGTAAAAAAGTAAAAGAAATTCTTGTAGTGGATGATCATTCGACAGATAACACTACGGAAGTGGCGAGGTACTTTGGTGCGAGAGTGATAAAATTAAAAGAACTCCCGGTAGGATGGTTTGGTAAATCATTTGGTTGTTGGAATGGTGCATTACAGGCTAAAGGTGACATTCTTCTTTTTCTGGATGCTGACACGGTGATCAAGGAAAATGGTTTAGAAAATATGCTGGCTGTCTACAAGGGCATGGGGGAGGTTATCTCTGTTCAGCCGTTCCACATTATAAAAGAAAGGTATGAAAGTTTATCTTCCTTTTTTCATCTAGTGATTATGGGATCTCTCGGTGCTTTTCATCTTTTACAAAAGTGGACTTCTGTAAAAGGTGCTTTCGGGCAATGTATGCTCATTCACCGGCAGGATTATTTTAAATACGGTGGACATGAGGCGATACAAGGGGAGTTGATGGAAAACATGGCGTTTGGTTTCATCGTTCAGAATCACGGAGGGAAAGTACGTTGCTTCAGTGGTTTAGGTGCAGTACAGATGAGGATGTACCCGGAAGGAATGGGGGATTTGTGGAGAGGTTGGAGTAAGAGCTTTGCAACCGGGGCCTCAAGAACAAGTATTATGTATTTGCTTTTAGTTTCTTTATGGCTAGGGGGATTAATGACATTTCTGACAAGTTATCAATCCATTCCGATAGAGCTATATATAGGGGTTTACATACTAATAGCGTTACATATTAAGAGAACTTTGTCGACGGTTGGTATGTTTGGGTGGGGAACGGCTTTACTTTTTCCTTTTCACCTACTGTTCTTTATTATGCTGTTTGCTTACTCTTGTTTTCAGACCTTTTTCAAAAGAAACGTTTCTTGGAAGGGGAGGAAAATCGATTTATAG
- a CDS encoding glycosyl-4,4'-diaponeurosporenoate acyltransferase — translation MLMELGPLTGTIVNIVAWLFIQLGIAYLALKIPKEWISNENAWFREKRWESAVYALIKIKKWKDRLPEAGDIFKSGFSKKRLESMNRDYLRLFVVETRRGELTHILVMLPGVLFFLWNPLYVGWIMVCYGILVNLPFALLQRYNRHRLLNIINKQKQEAVTPPVDRSLAVIKTTDI, via the coding sequence ATGTTGATGGAACTGGGACCACTCACAGGAACCATAGTGAACATTGTGGCATGGCTCTTTATTCAGCTTGGGATAGCCTACCTTGCTCTAAAAATACCAAAAGAATGGATATCCAATGAGAATGCATGGTTTCGAGAAAAAAGATGGGAAAGTGCCGTATACGCCCTAATTAAAATAAAAAAGTGGAAAGATCGACTTCCAGAGGCTGGCGACATTTTTAAGAGCGGTTTTTCGAAAAAGAGGTTAGAAAGCATGAACAGAGACTATCTCCGCCTGTTTGTAGTGGAAACAAGAAGGGGGGAACTGACACATATCCTGGTGATGCTTCCTGGAGTGCTGTTCTTTCTATGGAATCCCCTTTATGTAGGTTGGATAATGGTATGTTATGGAATTCTAGTTAACTTGCCGTTCGCTTTGTTGCAACGATATAACAGACATCGTTTATTAAATATAATCAACAAACAAAAACAGGAGGCTGTTACCCCTCCTGTGGATCGTTCGCTTGCTGTAATAAAAACAACAGATATTTAA
- a CDS encoding trimeric intracellular cation channel family protein: MTWEVFSIIGTIAFAISGAIVAMEEEYDILGVYILGIVTAFGGGAVRNLLIGVPISALWEQGMLFQVALVAMTAVFLFPNNLLKHWRKWGNFFDAIGLAAFAIQGALYATSMNHPISAVVVAAVLTGSGGGIIRDLLAGRKPLVLRAEIYAAWAILAGLIIAFGIASSPIHLYILFIGIVTLRVLSYTYKWKLPNRSLQTQA, from the coding sequence ATGACTTGGGAAGTTTTCAGCATTATTGGGACCATCGCATTCGCAATAAGCGGGGCGATAGTCGCCATGGAAGAAGAGTATGACATACTCGGTGTTTATATATTAGGGATAGTGACAGCTTTTGGTGGAGGAGCGGTGCGAAATCTTTTGATAGGGGTTCCTATCTCTGCACTGTGGGAACAAGGGATGCTCTTTCAGGTAGCCCTCGTCGCCATGACAGCAGTCTTCCTTTTTCCAAACAACCTACTAAAGCATTGGCGGAAGTGGGGCAACTTTTTTGATGCCATCGGACTTGCCGCATTTGCCATCCAAGGGGCATTATACGCAACCAGCATGAACCACCCAATCAGTGCGGTAGTAGTCGCTGCAGTTCTGACAGGAAGTGGTGGTGGTATTATCCGCGACTTGCTTGCAGGCAGGAAACCGCTTGTATTGAGAGCAGAAATTTATGCAGCATGGGCCATCCTAGCAGGCCTCATCATCGCATTTGGTATCGCAAGTTCTCCAATCCACCTTTATATCTTATTTATAGGAATTGTCACTTTACGCGTATTATCGTACACCTATAAATGGAAATTGCCTAATAGAAGCTTGCAAACTCAAGCTTAA
- the hflX gene encoding GTPase HflX codes for MNETLNKDKERVILVGCQLPKDDDQTFFYSMDELSSLTKTANGEVIVSLTQKRERVHPATYIGKGKIEELIQLEEELEPEIIIFNGELAPSQNRNLSKVLNARIIDRTQLILDIFAQRAKSKEGKLQVELAQLQYLLPRLGGKGVELSRLGGGIGTRGPGETKLESDRRHINRRIVDIKTQLSSIVSHRERYRERRKRNQAFQLSLVGYTNAGKSTIFNRLTEAGTFEENLLFATLDPTTRKIMLPSGFHALLTDTVGFIQDLPTSLVAAFRSTLEEVTEADLILHVVDSSSPDHVNHEKTVDKLLKELGVEGVPVLTIYNKRDQTTEGFTPAYNEEMLHISALEKEDIKRLTDKIESLIKVQMDPYHINVPSSEGKLIAQLKQETVLTKLDFTEEEESYTVEGYYFNNSKLASVIQQRMKK; via the coding sequence TTGAACGAAACACTGAACAAAGACAAAGAACGGGTCATTCTGGTAGGTTGCCAACTGCCAAAAGATGATGACCAAACATTTTTTTATTCGATGGATGAACTGTCATCCCTCACGAAAACAGCCAATGGGGAAGTTATTGTCTCACTTACCCAAAAGAGGGAAAGGGTTCACCCCGCTACATATATAGGTAAAGGGAAGATAGAAGAACTTATCCAGCTTGAGGAAGAGTTGGAACCTGAGATTATTATATTCAATGGGGAATTGGCACCGAGTCAAAACAGAAACCTTTCCAAAGTGCTGAATGCCAGAATCATAGATCGCACTCAGTTGATTTTAGACATTTTCGCCCAGCGTGCTAAATCAAAAGAAGGTAAACTCCAAGTGGAACTTGCTCAGCTTCAATACCTACTGCCACGTCTTGGTGGGAAGGGTGTGGAATTGTCCAGGCTAGGAGGGGGAATTGGAACAAGAGGACCGGGTGAAACGAAATTAGAGTCGGATCGGAGACATATCAATAGAAGAATTGTGGATATCAAGACACAATTATCCTCCATCGTCAGTCACCGTGAACGATACCGTGAGCGTAGAAAGCGTAACCAAGCTTTTCAACTTTCACTGGTGGGATATACAAATGCGGGTAAATCCACCATTTTCAACCGTTTGACTGAAGCTGGGACTTTTGAGGAAAACCTCTTGTTCGCCACACTTGATCCCACAACAAGAAAAATCATGCTGCCCTCAGGCTTTCACGCCCTTTTAACAGATACAGTAGGATTCATTCAGGACCTACCGACCTCCCTTGTTGCGGCGTTCCGCTCTACACTCGAGGAGGTAACAGAGGCGGACTTGATTTTGCACGTGGTAGACAGTTCAAGTCCGGATCATGTTAATCATGAGAAGACAGTGGATAAATTGCTGAAGGAGCTTGGAGTAGAAGGAGTTCCGGTATTAACAATCTATAATAAAAGGGATCAAACGACCGAGGGGTTTACACCAGCATATAATGAAGAGATGTTGCATATAAGCGCCCTCGAAAAGGAAGACATAAAAAGGTTGACTGACAAAATTGAATCATTAATAAAAGTGCAAATGGATCCCTATCATATTAATGTCCCTTCATCAGAAGGAAAATTGATTGCACAATTGAAGCAAGAAACAGTCTTGACAAAATTGGACTTCACAGAAGAGGAAGAAAGTTATACGGTGGAAGGCTATTATTTTAATAACTCAAAATTGGCTTCCGTGATTCAACAAAGAATGAAGAAATAG
- a CDS encoding methionine gamma-lyase family protein: protein MFHLLQHGEVIEPIVRKIEETLQESFHQVDANVETNQFRVLKSFQGNRVSDSHFIPSTGYGYDDIGRDTLEKIYAEVFGGEAGLVRPQIISGTHAISIALFGVLRPGDELLYITGKPYDTLEEIVGIRGSGVGSLKEYNIGYKTIDLKNNRGIDWESVSNAITPSTKMIGIQRSKGYATRPSFTVEEIKEMIRFVKEIKPDVVVFVDNCYGEFVELLEPCHVGADLMAGSLIKNPGGGIAKTGGYIVGKKELVEACSYRMTSPGIGAEAGASLYSLQEMYQGFFLAPHVVGQALKGAMFTAALLEELGMNTSPSWDAHRTDLIQSVQFDDKEKMIAFCQAIQYASPVNSHVTPYANYMPGYEDDVIMAAGTFIQGASIELTADGPIRAPYVAYVQGGLTYSHVKIAVCSAVDHLISKGLLDK from the coding sequence ATGTTTCATTTATTACAGCATGGGGAAGTCATTGAACCGATTGTACGTAAGATTGAAGAGACGCTCCAAGAAAGCTTTCATCAGGTAGATGCAAATGTAGAAACGAACCAATTCCGCGTATTAAAAAGCTTTCAGGGAAATCGGGTAAGTGATTCTCATTTCATTCCATCAACCGGTTACGGATATGATGATATAGGACGAGATACATTAGAGAAAATCTATGCAGAAGTATTCGGCGGGGAAGCGGGGCTTGTGCGACCTCAAATAATTTCCGGAACTCATGCGATCTCCATTGCTCTGTTTGGAGTGTTGCGTCCGGGAGACGAATTGCTTTATATAACAGGAAAGCCATACGACACCCTTGAAGAAATCGTAGGAATCAGGGGCAGTGGTGTTGGGTCTCTAAAAGAGTACAACATAGGCTACAAGACCATCGATTTAAAAAATAATCGTGGAATAGATTGGGAGAGCGTCAGTAACGCCATCACTCCTTCTACAAAAATGATTGGCATACAACGTTCAAAGGGCTATGCCACTCGTCCTTCCTTCACAGTGGAAGAAATAAAGGAAATGATCCGCTTTGTAAAGGAAATCAAGCCAGATGTGGTAGTGTTTGTAGACAACTGTTACGGGGAATTTGTAGAGCTTTTGGAACCTTGTCATGTTGGAGCCGATTTGATGGCAGGATCACTGATAAAAAACCCTGGTGGAGGAATCGCCAAAACAGGTGGGTATATCGTTGGGAAAAAAGAACTGGTGGAAGCCTGTTCCTACCGGATGACTTCCCCTGGAATCGGTGCAGAAGCCGGTGCGAGCCTATATAGCCTACAGGAAATGTATCAAGGCTTCTTCCTTGCTCCCCATGTTGTGGGACAGGCGTTGAAAGGTGCAATGTTCACTGCCGCCTTGTTGGAGGAGCTTGGAATGAATACTTCCCCGAGTTGGGATGCGCACCGCACTGACTTGATCCAATCTGTACAGTTTGATGATAAAGAGAAGATGATTGCCTTCTGTCAGGCGATTCAATATGCTTCCCCTGTCAATTCTCACGTTACGCCATATGCCAACTACATGCCTGGATATGAAGATGATGTCATCATGGCTGCGGGAACATTTATCCAAGGTGCTAGTATTGAACTGACTGCTGATGGTCCAATAAGGGCGCCTTATGTTGCGTATGTCCAGGGTGGACTTACATATTCACATGTTAAGATTGCGGTTTGTAGTGCTGTGGATCATTTGATTAGTAAGGGATTATTAGATAAATAA
- a CDS encoding MerR family transcriptional regulator, with the protein MSDNIRRSMPLFPIGIVMQLTELSARQIRYYEENELVFPARSDGNRRLFSFNDVDTLLEIKNLIEQKVNIAGIKQLMAVKQQQIAPSQEVTKEAAKPELSDDQLRKLLRAEMMQAGRYNRTSLRQGDMSRFFH; encoded by the coding sequence GTGAGTGACAATATCAGACGTTCAATGCCGTTATTTCCAATAGGAATTGTCATGCAACTAACGGAATTGTCAGCTCGACAAATCCGTTATTATGAAGAAAATGAGCTTGTGTTTCCAGCACGTTCAGATGGAAACCGCCGACTATTTTCCTTCAATGATGTAGATACCTTATTAGAGATCAAAAACCTCATTGAACAGAAGGTCAATATCGCGGGGATCAAACAGTTAATGGCAGTCAAGCAACAACAGATAGCTCCTTCGCAGGAAGTGACAAAAGAGGCTGCAAAACCAGAGTTATCAGATGACCAGCTACGCAAACTGTTACGTGCGGAAATGATGCAAGCCGGAAGATATAATCGAACGAGTCTTCGTCAAGGAGACATGTCCCGATTTTTCCATTAA